One segment of Panicum virgatum strain AP13 chromosome 3K, P.virgatum_v5, whole genome shotgun sequence DNA contains the following:
- the LOC120699351 gene encoding uncharacterized protein LOC120699351 isoform X2: protein MASEKVRVNAAMNPPILLVDYSHRARLNGTAVVRVQAPSSMKSNGSIDIVTLLDVSHSISWMASSSEETPSKMDLLKNALKFIISQLDDNDRLAIVAFNDQVIKEHTTGILEISGGGRMAIEKKVDGLVTQGDTAFKPSLEHAVKLLDDRADKTRAACIVLISDGVDKSQFMWSHESLAPTDPIRGLLRKYPVHTLGLFKADPKALHYIAKESYGTYSSITDNKDLDKNIMEALAVCLAGFKTIVAFDTCVDITSSSLEITRVDSGGYTRRAAPGSGISIGMLCAGEVKDLVVYFSYTAGYWERGLGVGCIYSWLSSHEMQRATATGLPAEAMFRTPVMEMMVQKVRRKLLLKEAYEQGAEDRAVYERAIGLLDGINKRFQLWCKLDTEVPPAFQLAHQHQDDESRNLTDVLHGGISRARQHDIYLAAIHAIKQWQSSSTPGEKTHGHGPDQ from the exons ATGGCCTCAGAAAAGGTCAGAGTGAATGCTGCCATGAACCCCCCTATACTTCTCGTTGACTACAGTCACAGAGCAAGGTTAAATGGGACGGCAGTGGTGCGTGTCCAAGCACCCTCGTCTATGAAGAGCAATGGGTCCATTGACATAGTTACATTGCTTGATGTTAGCCACAGCATTAGCTGGATGGCATCATCGTCAGAAGAGACGCCATCAAAGATGGATTTGCTGAAAAATGCCCTGAAGTTTATAATAAGTCAGCTTGATGACAATGACCGCCTTGCCATCGTAGCATTCAACGATCAGGTCATCAAAGAGCATACTACTGGCATTTTAGAAATTTCAGGCGGTGGTCGGATGGCTATTGAGAAAAAAGTGGATGGGCTCGTGACTCAGGGCGACACTGCCTTTAAACCAAGCTTGGAGCATGCTGTGAAG CTCCTGGATGACCGTGCTGACAAGACGCGTGCAGCCTGCATCGTCCTCATTTCGGATGGTGTAGACAAGAGCCAATTCATGTGGAGCCATGAGAGTCTTGCCCCCACTGACcccatccgaggcctcctccgaaAGTACCCAGTCCACACCTTGGGCTTGTTCAAGGCTGACCCAAAGGCGCTGCACTACATCGCCAAAGAATCCTATGGAACCTATTCCTCAATCACAGACAACAAAGACCTCGACAAGAACATCATGGAGGCGCTGGCTGTCTGCCTAGCCGGGTTCAAGACCATCGTCGCCTTTGACACCTGCGTCGACATCACGTCAAGCAGCTTGGAGATAACAAGGGTCGACTCCGGGGGCTACACACGCCGGGCTGCTCCTGGATCAGGCATCTCAATTGGCATGCTGTGTGCTGGGGAGGTGAAGGACTTGGTCGTTTACTTCAGTTACACTGCTGGGTATTGGGAGCGTGGCTTGGGTGTTGGATGCATTTACTCATGGCTGTCGAGCCATGAGATGCAGCGCGCAACGGCTACAGGCTTACCGGCGGAGGCCATGTTCCGCACGCCAGTGATGGAGATGATGGTGCAGAAGGTCCGCAGGAAGTTGCTGCTCAAGGAAGCATATGAACAAGGAGCGGAAGACCGAGCTGTCTACGAGCGCGCCATTGGGCTCTTGGACGGTATCAACAAGCGATTCCAACTGTGGTGCAAGCTGGACACCGAGGTGCCACCAGCTTTCCAGCTGGCCCATCAGCATCAAGACGACGAGTCCCGCAATCTCACTGACGTCCTGCATGGGGGGATAAGCCGCGCAAGGCAGCATGACATTTACCTG GCCGCCATTCATGCGATCAAGCAGTGGCAGAGCTCCTCCACCCCCGGAGAGAAGACGCATGGCCACGGGCCGGACCAGTag
- the LOC120699351 gene encoding uncharacterized protein LOC120699351 isoform X1 codes for MAAPVPSSPSSSSPQIPGIGSGLQSATTSPPPQQHPPNRRLRQVKMASEKVRVNAAMNPPILLVDYSHRARLNGTAVVRVQAPSSMKSNGSIDIVTLLDVSHSISWMASSSEETPSKMDLLKNALKFIISQLDDNDRLAIVAFNDQVIKEHTTGILEISGGGRMAIEKKVDGLVTQGDTAFKPSLEHAVKLLDDRADKTRAACIVLISDGVDKSQFMWSHESLAPTDPIRGLLRKYPVHTLGLFKADPKALHYIAKESYGTYSSITDNKDLDKNIMEALAVCLAGFKTIVAFDTCVDITSSSLEITRVDSGGYTRRAAPGSGISIGMLCAGEVKDLVVYFSYTAGYWERGLGVGCIYSWLSSHEMQRATATGLPAEAMFRTPVMEMMVQKVRRKLLLKEAYEQGAEDRAVYERAIGLLDGINKRFQLWCKLDTEVPPAFQLAHQHQDDESRNLTDVLHGGISRARQHDIYLAAIHAIKQWQSSSTPGEKTHGHGPDQ; via the exons ATGGCAGCACCGGTCCCCTCCTCTCCATCCTCCTCATCACCACAGATACCAGGGATTGGGTCAGGGCTCCAGTCAGCAACGACCTCACCCCCGCCGCAACAACATCCACCAAATCGACGTCTCCGTCAG GTTAAGATGGCCTCAGAAAAGGTCAGAGTGAATGCTGCCATGAACCCCCCTATACTTCTCGTTGACTACAGTCACAGAGCAAGGTTAAATGGGACGGCAGTGGTGCGTGTCCAAGCACCCTCGTCTATGAAGAGCAATGGGTCCATTGACATAGTTACATTGCTTGATGTTAGCCACAGCATTAGCTGGATGGCATCATCGTCAGAAGAGACGCCATCAAAGATGGATTTGCTGAAAAATGCCCTGAAGTTTATAATAAGTCAGCTTGATGACAATGACCGCCTTGCCATCGTAGCATTCAACGATCAGGTCATCAAAGAGCATACTACTGGCATTTTAGAAATTTCAGGCGGTGGTCGGATGGCTATTGAGAAAAAAGTGGATGGGCTCGTGACTCAGGGCGACACTGCCTTTAAACCAAGCTTGGAGCATGCTGTGAAG CTCCTGGATGACCGTGCTGACAAGACGCGTGCAGCCTGCATCGTCCTCATTTCGGATGGTGTAGACAAGAGCCAATTCATGTGGAGCCATGAGAGTCTTGCCCCCACTGACcccatccgaggcctcctccgaaAGTACCCAGTCCACACCTTGGGCTTGTTCAAGGCTGACCCAAAGGCGCTGCACTACATCGCCAAAGAATCCTATGGAACCTATTCCTCAATCACAGACAACAAAGACCTCGACAAGAACATCATGGAGGCGCTGGCTGTCTGCCTAGCCGGGTTCAAGACCATCGTCGCCTTTGACACCTGCGTCGACATCACGTCAAGCAGCTTGGAGATAACAAGGGTCGACTCCGGGGGCTACACACGCCGGGCTGCTCCTGGATCAGGCATCTCAATTGGCATGCTGTGTGCTGGGGAGGTGAAGGACTTGGTCGTTTACTTCAGTTACACTGCTGGGTATTGGGAGCGTGGCTTGGGTGTTGGATGCATTTACTCATGGCTGTCGAGCCATGAGATGCAGCGCGCAACGGCTACAGGCTTACCGGCGGAGGCCATGTTCCGCACGCCAGTGATGGAGATGATGGTGCAGAAGGTCCGCAGGAAGTTGCTGCTCAAGGAAGCATATGAACAAGGAGCGGAAGACCGAGCTGTCTACGAGCGCGCCATTGGGCTCTTGGACGGTATCAACAAGCGATTCCAACTGTGGTGCAAGCTGGACACCGAGGTGCCACCAGCTTTCCAGCTGGCCCATCAGCATCAAGACGACGAGTCCCGCAATCTCACTGACGTCCTGCATGGGGGGATAAGCCGCGCAAGGCAGCATGACATTTACCTG GCCGCCATTCATGCGATCAAGCAGTGGCAGAGCTCCTCCACCCCCGGAGAGAAGACGCATGGCCACGGGCCGGACCAGTag